The following nucleotide sequence is from Chloracidobacterium validum.
GCGGCTTTGATGCTGTTTTCCTCAAGCGCCAGGAGTTCACCGTCCCGCACGACCACGCGGCCGGCAATCACCACATGCCGCACATCGGCTGCCGTCGCCGCATAAACCAAAGCGGAAAGCGGGTCAGGGTGGGGCGCGGCGTGGAGCGTATCAAGCGTGACCACTGCAACGTCGGCCGCCTTGCCAACCTCAAGGCTACCAATCTCATGCTCCAACCCAAGCGCCCGCGCGCCGTGCCAGGTTGCCATTTGAAAGGCATCCAGAGCCGTTAGCTTCTGCGCGCCACGGCGCATCTTTTGCAGAAGGGCCGCCGTCCGCATTTCCGTGAAAGCATCGAGCCGGTTGTTGCAGGGTGCGCCATCTGCGCCAAGCGAGACCGAGATGCCTCGTTCTAGCATTTCCACAACTGGAGCAATCCCGGAGCCGAGCTTGAGATTCGACGACGGGCAGTGCAGCACATGTGTCCCGGTTTCGGCCAGAATGGCCAACTCTGCTTCATCGAGCCAGATGCAGTGAGCGATGCCGACATGTGGGCCGGTCAGCCCCAAAGCGTGCAAGTAGGCCAGGTTCCGCCGACCGGTCAGGCGCTCGACAAGCGCCACCTCATCCCGATGTTCTGCAGCGTGCGTGTGGATGGTGACATTGTTTTCACGCGCCAGCGCCGCGATGTCGCACAAGAGTGATTCCGTGCACGACAGGACGAAACGAGGCGCAAAGGCAATGCGAATTCGCCCTTCGGCTTGGCCATGCCACGCCTCGACCAAACGCGCCGACTCGGTTCGGGCCTGCGTGGTGGTTTCACGTAGTCCGGCTGGAACGTCATCGCCGGCATCCATCAAGCATTTGCCCACAACCGCCCGGAAGCCACTTTCCGCCACAACGTCGAGTGCCGCCTCGGTATGGTAAACGCTCTCCATGGTCATGGCGCAGGTTGTGCCACCACGCATCATTTCGGCTACCGCCAACTGTGCCGAAACCCGCAGGCTCTCGGGCGTGTGGGCAGCTTCAAACTTCCAAATGCGGGTTTTCAGCCAGTCAAGCAGTTCGAGGTCATCCGCCGCCCCACGAAATAGGGTCTGGCACAGGTGAACATGCGACTGAACGAAGCCAGGTATGACCACGCAGCCCTGGGCGTTCAGGGTCTCGTCGGCTGTTGGTGGAACCACGCCGATATGCGTCAAACGGCCGTCCCGCACATAGAGATCGCCAGCCAGGACGCCATGATTTGGGCCGCCCGTGAGCAGTGTTCCGTTGATAATCCGAAGCGTTGGCATGCTCTTTTACTCGGCTGGAGATTGACGCTCGACGCGCGCACCTGGCAAGAGTCTCAGGCCCTCGGCCAAGGGTGCAGGCGAGGCTGAAAGCCACAGTATATCGCCCCGCAGAGCCGCGCCAAAGGCGGCGTTTTCTGATTGCCGATCACGCTTGAAGCGTGTCAGCAAGGCGCACCGGTCAGGGCCGCAGACAAGCCGCTTTTCCCTTCCTTTCTCGCGTTGTAAATCACCAATGACGCGCCAGGCTGACCAGCCTTGGCGTGGCTCGGCAGCGCGTTTCCCATCTTGCCGCAGCACGAAGTAAAAAAACTTCTGGACGCGACTGCGCAGCTCGGTCAGACGGTCCAGTTGTTCGACAAGCGGTGACAGCTTCCAGACCAGCGCAACATGACACCAATCGCGCGCCGGACGCTCGGCAAGCATCCGACACGGGCCATCCGCTGTGCAGGGGGCGAAGATACCCCAAGTTGAATCGCGCGAAAGCAGGGCGTCACGTAATTCCATGGCCGCGCGCGCCGTGTTGTGCAGAGCCGGTTCAATGACGCACAAGCTACCGTCACGGGCAAGTTTTTTTTGGGCCAACTCCACAACCCACGCTGACGCTGCGCCGGAAACAGCAGAAAATTCGTTCAGGACATTCGACAGCCAAATGAAGTCGGCGGCGGCATGCGGTGGATATTGCCCAATCAGCCTGGCATCGCCAGTGTGCGGCGTGATCTGAATGGTGATTGCCTCACGGCGTTCGGCATTGAGCCAGTCAGCCGCTTGCCGCAGAAGGTGGTTGGCTTCGCGGAGCGCCACCGCCGAAGCTTCCACCAGAACAACCTGAACCCGGAAGGCAGCCGGCCGCAGCGCCGCCAAAAAGTTCAAAGTTGCCAGCGTGGACGTTCCAGGTCCACAACCAATGTCAAGGATGGTGAACTGAGACTTGGCAGCAAGTTCTTGGGACAGCCGAGCGTGACGACCCATTTCGGCCAGTATCCAGTCTGCCTTGGCGTAATTGCGTGGCAAGAAGTGAAACAGGTAAGCCAGGCGGCGGGTGTCGTTCCAGTAGTCCCCTGGGGCGGACTCGGTCAGCGTCTGGCGCGCTCGGGTGAAGTCATCTGATAGACGTACCAGGGCTTCGGCTACCGGCTTGAGCGAGGCTTTGCCGACGGGACCACGGTCATACTGGGCAAGCGCCGGTGGGCCAAGCCAACGCTCAACCAAGTGACGTTCGATGTGCTGTAAAAAACCGTCCGTTATCACAAGTAACAGGTGTCGTCTTTTCTAAAAGCTGGGAAAGCGGTTGTCTTCGCCGGGCGGCGCATCTTATCGTTGTGCATTCTAATTTCAACCAGTAGGGGGCGCACGCACGACGTATGATTGAAGCCTACTTCGCGGAGAAGGTTCCCGAAGTCAACCGTTGGCTTGACCGGCTCATACCGCCAGTTTCCACGCCACCGCCACGCATTCACGAGGCAATG
It contains:
- a CDS encoding small ribosomal subunit Rsm22 family protein; this encodes MITDGFLQHIERHLVERWLGPPALAQYDRGPVGKASLKPVAEALVRLSDDFTRARQTLTESAPGDYWNDTRRLAYLFHFLPRNYAKADWILAEMGRHARLSQELAAKSQFTILDIGCGPGTSTLATLNFLAALRPAAFRVQVVLVEASAVALREANHLLRQAADWLNAERREAITIQITPHTGDARLIGQYPPHAAADFIWLSNVLNEFSAVSGAASAWVVELAQKKLARDGSLCVIEPALHNTARAAMELRDALLSRDSTWGIFAPCTADGPCRMLAERPARDWCHVALVWKLSPLVEQLDRLTELRSRVQKFFYFVLRQDGKRAAEPRQGWSAWRVIGDLQREKGREKRLVCGPDRCALLTRFKRDRQSENAAFGAALRGDILWLSASPAPLAEGLRLLPGARVERQSPAE
- a CDS encoding 5'-deoxyadenosine deaminase, with the protein product MPTLRIINGTLLTGGPNHGVLAGDLYVRDGRLTHIGVVPPTADETLNAQGCVVIPGFVQSHVHLCQTLFRGAADDLELLDWLKTRIWKFEAAHTPESLRVSAQLAVAEMMRGGTTCAMTMESVYHTEAALDVVAESGFRAVVGKCLMDAGDDVPAGLRETTTQARTESARLVEAWHGQAEGRIRIAFAPRFVLSCTESLLCDIAALARENNVTIHTHAAEHRDEVALVERLTGRRNLAYLHALGLTGPHVGIAHCIWLDEAELAILAETGTHVLHCPSSNLKLGSGIAPVVEMLERGISVSLGADGAPCNNRLDAFTEMRTAALLQKMRRGAQKLTALDAFQMATWHGARALGLEHEIGSLEVGKAADVAVVTLDTLHAAPHPDPLSALVYAATAADVRHVVIAGRVVVRDGELLALEENSIKAAARKAFADIAARAALG